A window from Cellvibrio zantedeschiae encodes these proteins:
- a CDS encoding DUF6094 domain-containing protein produces the protein MALIFQRLARNFIKNGYFPTDETTIERLLAMFDVKPGKVRLIDPCCGEGIALAECANYLHTLNVDTFSAGIEYEAERALNAKTLLDHVVHSDIQDCVVSSGQFNLLWLNPPYGDRITDQVYRDRSSAGRDRLEKYFLSRTLPMLHFGGLLIYIIPHYVLDKHLARQLVRSLDELSCYRLPEERFKQVVVIGHRRRTDGQASAALVNHLIAIANDRDLAPLLPEIPDRLYAIPVVTTAMENKTLEIRSSRPTLEQVEEVSRQHPCLWTDFAQHFKQRSVVKRRPARALSDWHLALMLAAGQVSGVVTSAGGRKLLVKGGTHKEKESSLEITENEDGTVEETRVLTDRFVPIIKAIDVEPTSAEFGQVFTIR, from the coding sequence ATGGCCTTAATTTTTCAGCGCCTCGCCCGCAATTTTATAAAAAACGGTTACTTCCCTACGGATGAAACCACGATTGAGCGACTGCTCGCAATGTTCGATGTAAAGCCTGGCAAGGTTCGTCTTATCGACCCATGCTGTGGAGAAGGTATCGCGTTGGCTGAATGTGCAAATTATTTGCACACCCTCAATGTAGATACTTTTTCTGCGGGTATTGAGTATGAGGCCGAACGCGCGCTCAATGCGAAGACTTTACTTGATCATGTTGTGCATTCCGATATCCAGGATTGCGTCGTGAGCTCAGGGCAGTTCAATTTGCTTTGGCTTAATCCTCCCTACGGTGATCGCATCACCGACCAGGTATATCGCGATAGGTCGTCGGCGGGGCGAGATCGACTGGAGAAGTATTTTCTGTCTCGGACACTTCCTATGCTGCATTTTGGCGGATTGCTGATTTACATCATTCCGCACTATGTTCTCGATAAGCACCTGGCTAGGCAGTTAGTTCGTAGCCTCGATGAACTGAGTTGCTACCGTCTCCCGGAAGAGCGCTTCAAGCAAGTTGTGGTTATTGGCCATCGTCGGCGAACGGATGGTCAGGCCTCTGCTGCGTTAGTGAATCACTTGATCGCTATTGCAAATGACAGAGACCTGGCTCCGTTGCTTCCGGAGATTCCTGATCGTCTTTATGCCATACCGGTTGTTACGACCGCGATGGAAAACAAGACACTGGAAATTCGGAGCTCTCGTCCGACCCTGGAGCAAGTCGAAGAGGTTTCCCGGCAACACCCCTGCCTATGGACTGACTTTGCGCAGCACTTCAAGCAACGATCCGTTGTTAAGCGAAGGCCTGCCCGGGCGCTTTCCGATTGGCACCTGGCATTGATGTTGGCAGCTGGTCAGGTGTCTGGCGTAGTAACGTCGGCAGGTGGCAGAAAGCTTCTCGTGAAAGGTGGTACTCACAAGGAGAAGGAATCCTCCTTGGAGATCACAGAAAATGAGGATGGTACGGTAGAGGAGACGAGGGTATTGACCGATAGGTTTGTGCCCATTATCAAAGCAATTGATGTTGAACCCACCTCGGCAGAGTTTGGCCAGGTATTCACGATTCGTTAG
- a CDS encoding DUF3275 family protein has translation MISVPGTINIRSIEGRFGSFNVGTLECSIGSFTVKDSSIEEFDEGSYTGDFVIEKIKPNSYFHSGRMVVEVRAFLSAIMLKRDASPQPVLAESFEQDPLEEDMADLPLGQLAGSGHPTHFIEDAPTLDEDSTLQSLFGFLYPLGNCVKLDPTINRALFRQQKDHLKANGYRFVASEQHWVKE, from the coding sequence ATGATTTCAGTTCCAGGAACAATCAACATTCGCTCGATTGAGGGTCGCTTTGGCTCTTTCAATGTTGGCACACTCGAATGTTCAATTGGCTCATTTACCGTCAAAGATTCTTCCATAGAAGAATTCGATGAGGGCAGTTACACCGGTGACTTTGTCATCGAGAAAATCAAGCCGAACAGCTACTTTCACTCAGGACGAATGGTTGTTGAAGTTCGTGCGTTCTTGAGTGCGATCATGTTAAAGCGCGACGCGTCACCGCAACCGGTGCTCGCAGAAAGTTTCGAGCAAGATCCACTTGAAGAGGACATGGCTGATCTCCCGTTGGGGCAACTGGCCGGCAGCGGCCACCCAACACATTTCATTGAGGATGCTCCTACCCTGGATGAGGACAGCACACTCCAAAGTTTGTTTGGTTTTCTTTATCCCTTGGGAAATTGCGTCAAGCTTGATCCCACCATCAATCGCGCGTTATTTCGTCAGCAAAAAGACCATCTTAAAGCTAACGGCTATCGCTTCGTTGCTAGCGAGCAACACTGGGTTAAGGAGTAA
- a CDS encoding JAB domain-containing protein has translation MFTYNSADEVVHAAFCIMEAKMADAENFTSPEIASNYLRLRLGQSEREIFCVLFLNSNHQLISAEDLFLGTIDQASVYPREVVKRALQLNASSCILSHNHPSGNTTPSDADRNITRRLQDALQLIAVSVIDHIIVGPSGSTSFAEKGLI, from the coding sequence ATGTTCACCTACAACAGTGCAGATGAAGTAGTGCATGCAGCTTTTTGCATAATGGAAGCGAAAATGGCGGATGCGGAAAATTTTACTTCACCAGAAATAGCTTCAAATTATCTTCGCTTGCGATTAGGCCAATCGGAACGAGAAATATTTTGTGTTCTATTCCTAAATAGCAATCATCAATTAATTTCAGCAGAAGATTTATTTTTAGGAACCATTGACCAAGCAAGCGTATATCCTCGTGAGGTTGTGAAACGTGCGCTTCAACTAAATGCTTCAAGCTGTATTCTAAGCCACAATCATCCAAGCGGTAACACAACGCCTAGCGATGCAGACCGAAACATTACGCGGCGCTTGCAGGACGCTCTGCAACTCATCGCTGTGAGTGTCATCGATCACATTATTGTTGGGCCAAGTGGCTCAACGTCTTTTGCGGAGAAAGGTCTTATCTAA